One Acidobacteriota bacterium DNA window includes the following coding sequences:
- a CDS encoding ABC transporter ATP-binding protein, which translates to MTEDSTRPERSRFSTLVKYLRRYRGYLVAGGIVLVLTNGLMLLTPYISKIVVDLLEAGAPLQQIGLWVLIMVGLSLGAAVFRFLTRRTIIWMSRRLEYDLRGELAAHLQTLSPSFYDQNRTGDIMVRVTSDIEAVRMMAGPGIMHMSNTLITVLISVPMMLFLSPKLTMYALAPAVLLPFAVNRLGNLVHRKSVQIQEHFARLTATAQENLAGIRVVKAYRQEDAEAANFGRLSRVYQDLNVDMGKLQATFFPLIQTIGLSLTLAVLYVGGRLVIDGSIPLGTIVAFLGYLGMLLWPLMAVGWVVSLYQRGTASLDRINKILFTRPGIRDVGGNLNRGQIRGKIALHHLRFSYNGEPVLKDVSITIEPGQTVGLLGLTGSGKTTLVSLLVRLYPVERGRIAIDDVDINDWSLEALRRQIGFATQEPFLFSNTIRANIAFGREGVSDDEVARMARVAALAADIDKFPGGYGTVVGERGITLSGGQKQRTAIARALLVRPAILILDDATSSVDTETEQEINQRIHEHVRNLTTLIISHRVSSVKDADVILFLEDGRIAEQGTHEQLMPLDGRYARLYRSQLLAMELERL; encoded by the coding sequence GTGACTGAGGACAGTACCAGGCCGGAACGCAGCCGTTTCAGTACCCTTGTCAAATACCTTCGCCGCTACAGGGGGTATCTTGTCGCGGGCGGCATTGTGCTGGTTCTGACGAACGGCCTGATGCTGCTGACACCGTATATCAGCAAAATCGTCGTTGACCTGCTCGAGGCCGGCGCCCCGCTGCAGCAGATCGGCCTGTGGGTGCTGATCATGGTAGGGCTTTCCCTTGGCGCCGCGGTGTTCCGTTTCCTTACCCGCCGGACGATCATCTGGATGTCGCGGCGGCTGGAGTACGACCTCAGGGGAGAGCTGGCAGCCCACCTGCAGACCCTCTCGCCGTCGTTCTATGACCAGAACCGTACCGGCGACATTATGGTGCGGGTCACCAGCGATATCGAAGCGGTGCGCATGATGGCCGGTCCCGGCATCATGCATATGTCCAATACGCTCATCACGGTGCTCATATCGGTGCCCATGATGCTTTTCCTCTCGCCCAAGCTTACGATGTACGCGCTGGCGCCGGCCGTGTTGTTGCCGTTCGCCGTGAACCGGCTGGGCAATCTCGTGCACAGGAAATCGGTCCAGATTCAGGAGCACTTCGCCCGGCTGACCGCGACCGCCCAGGAAAACCTCGCCGGTATTCGCGTGGTCAAGGCCTATCGCCAGGAGGACGCCGAGGCTGCCAACTTCGGCCGCCTGTCCCGTGTCTACCAGGACCTGAACGTCGACATGGGAAAGCTCCAGGCGACGTTTTTCCCGCTCATCCAGACTATCGGCCTCAGTCTGACCCTGGCCGTCCTGTACGTCGGAGGCCGGCTGGTGATAGACGGAAGCATACCGCTGGGGACCATTGTAGCTTTCCTGGGTTACCTGGGCATGCTGCTCTGGCCGCTCATGGCCGTCGGGTGGGTCGTATCGCTCTACCAGAGAGGAACGGCGTCGCTGGATCGGATCAACAAGATCCTTTTTACCCGCCCCGGGATAAGGGACGTCGGCGGCAATCTCAACAGGGGACAGATCAGGGGCAAGATAGCGTTGCACCATCTCCGGTTCAGTTACAACGGCGAGCCCGTCTTAAAAGACGTCAGCATTACAATTGAGCCGGGCCAGACGGTGGGCCTGCTGGGACTGACCGGCTCCGGCAAAACCACGCTCGTGTCGCTGCTGGTCAGGCTCTACCCGGTTGAACGCGGACGGATAGCTATTGACGACGTTGACATCAACGACTGGAGCCTGGAGGCGCTGCGGCGGCAGATCGGTTTTGCCACCCAGGAGCCCTTTCTCTTTTCCAATACCATACGGGCCAATATAGCGTTCGGACGCGAAGGGGTGAGCGACGACGAGGTTGCGCGTATGGCCCGGGTGGCGGCGCTGGCGGCCGACATCGACAAGTTTCCCGGCGGGTACGGAACGGTCGTGGGCGAACGCGGGATCACGCTTTCGGGCGGGCAGAAACAGCGTACGGCCATCGCCCGGGCACTGCTGGTCCGACCGGCCATCCTGATCCTCGATGACGCCACCTCCTCGGTTGACACCGAGACCGAACAGGAGATCAATCAGCGGATTCATGAGCACGTGCGGAACCTCACAACCCTGATAATCTCCCACCGCGTTTCGTCGGTCAAGGATGCGGACGTGATTCTTTTCCTCGAAGACGGCCGGATAGCGGAGCAGGGGACGCACGAGCAGTTGATGCCTCTCGACGGCCGGTATGCACGTCTGTATCGTTCGCAACTTCTGGCCATGGAACTGGAGCGGCTCTAA
- a CDS encoding cupin domain-containing protein has product MLIRKLHDCEEIIAGDGTRLRELFHPGRDYRFSGRYSLARAVVAPGQASIKHRLAASEVYYIVAGKGRMRVDDEQVDVAAGDAVDIPPGCVQWIENTGESDLMFLCIVDPAWRADDEEVLG; this is encoded by the coding sequence GTGCTGATCCGAAAACTGCACGACTGCGAGGAGATCATTGCCGGTGACGGTACCCGCCTGCGGGAGCTTTTCCATCCGGGCCGCGACTACCGGTTCTCGGGGCGTTACTCTCTGGCCCGGGCCGTCGTGGCGCCCGGGCAGGCGTCGATAAAGCACCGCCTGGCCGCCAGCGAGGTGTACTACATCGTGGCCGGTAAGGGCCGAATGCGCGTCGACGATGAGCAGGTCGACGTCGCGGCGGGGGATGCCGTCGACATTCCGCCCGGCTGCGTGCAGTGGATTGAGAACACGGGAGAGTCGGATCTGATGTTTCTGTGCATTGTCGACCCGGCCTGGCGCGCCGATGACGAAGAGGTCCTCGGATGA
- a CDS encoding electron transfer flavoprotein subunit beta/FixA family protein, with amino-acid sequence MNIVVLVKQVPEIALIKVDEAANTVVLPQGPGVVNPHDEFAVEEGLRLKEKTGGQCVVMSVGSDRTESALRACMALGVDDAYLLTDERFADSDPQAIGKILAAGLKKLGDFDLVLAGKQAVDSDSAQVPGAVAGCLDLAQVMFVKKFESIGDGKATVFRMTEEGYDVVEVRLPAVVSVVKEINEPRLPSLKGKMAAKKKVITKWSAADLDLDGSGIGADSRTETVKISAPAPRPKGEIIEGETPEEIADKLFSKLRDNQVI; translated from the coding sequence ATGAATATCGTTGTGCTTGTTAAGCAGGTCCCCGAGATAGCGTTGATAAAAGTTGACGAAGCGGCTAACACGGTGGTTCTGCCGCAGGGGCCGGGTGTGGTAAACCCGCACGATGAGTTTGCCGTTGAGGAGGGGTTGCGGCTCAAGGAAAAGACCGGCGGTCAGTGCGTCGTCATGTCCGTCGGCAGTGATCGGACCGAGTCGGCTTTGCGTGCCTGCATGGCCCTCGGAGTCGACGACGCTTACCTGCTGACCGACGAGCGGTTTGCCGACTCAGACCCTCAGGCGATCGGCAAAATCCTGGCCGCGGGCCTTAAGAAACTAGGGGATTTCGACCTCGTGCTGGCAGGCAAGCAGGCGGTCGACTCCGATTCCGCGCAGGTACCCGGGGCGGTGGCCGGCTGTCTCGATCTCGCTCAGGTGATGTTCGTCAAGAAGTTCGAGAGTATCGGCGATGGCAAAGCGACGGTCTTTCGCATGACCGAAGAGGGCTATGACGTCGTCGAGGTCAGGCTGCCGGCCGTCGTGTCCGTTGTCAAAGAAATCAACGAGCCTCGGCTGCCGTCGCTAAAAGGTAAGATGGCGGCGAAGAAGAAGGTCATTACAAAATGGTCGGCGGCTGATCTCGATCTGGACGGTTCCGGCATCGGTGCCGACTCCAGAACCGAGACGGTCAAGATTTCGGCGCCTGCCCCGCGACCCAAGGGGGAGATCATCGAAGGTGAAACGCCGGAGGAGATCGCCGACAAGCTGTTCAGCAAGCTGCGGGACAACCAGGTTATATGA
- the rnc gene encoding ribonuclease III, translating to MSFWSKFTGLFSSPTTRPEMNPGEVEELIDYRFRDRRLLELSLTHRSYVGASTYYLPSNERLEFLGDSVLGLIIAHQLYCDQPRKREGDLTKTKAMLVNETTLSQVGSEIGLNRYIRLSQEEEKTGGRERASIISDAFESVIGAVFLDGGLEVARELVLRLIYSRRESILSDTSQWNFKGDLLELIQSRGEGMPRYDVIAERGPDHEKVFHVVVTVGQRKVGEGRGLSKKEAEQKAARQALKYYENHDA from the coding sequence AATTCACAGGCCTGTTCTCTTCACCAACTACCCGCCCGGAGATGAACCCGGGTGAGGTTGAGGAGTTGATCGACTACCGGTTTCGGGATCGACGGCTACTCGAACTCAGTCTTACTCACCGCTCATACGTGGGGGCAAGCACTTACTATTTGCCTTCGAACGAACGTCTGGAGTTTCTCGGTGATTCCGTGCTCGGACTTATCATCGCGCATCAACTGTACTGCGACCAGCCCAGGAAGCGCGAGGGAGACCTGACCAAGACAAAGGCCATGCTCGTCAACGAGACGACGTTGTCCCAGGTGGGTTCGGAGATCGGGCTGAACCGGTACATCCGGCTGTCGCAGGAAGAAGAAAAGACCGGCGGCCGCGAGCGCGCTTCGATTATTTCCGACGCTTTTGAGTCGGTTATCGGCGCCGTGTTTCTGGACGGCGGCCTCGAGGTGGCGCGGGAACTGGTGCTGAGGCTGATCTACTCTCGCCGCGAGTCTATTCTCTCCGATACGTCGCAGTGGAACTTCAAGGGAGACCTGCTCGAGCTCATCCAATCCCGGGGAGAGGGCATGCCGCGCTACGACGTGATCGCCGAGCGCGGCCCCGACCACGAAAAGGTTTTTCATGTCGTGGTGACGGTCGGCCAGCGTAAAGTCGGTGAGGGTCGAGGGCTGTCCAAGAAGGAGGCCGAACAGAAAGCCGCTCGCCAGGCTCTGAAGTATTACGAAAACCATGACGCCTGA